The following proteins are encoded in a genomic region of Drosophila willistoni isolate 14030-0811.24 chromosome 2L unlocalized genomic scaffold, UCI_dwil_1.1 Seg196, whole genome shotgun sequence:
- the LOC6639907 gene encoding protein krueppel, whose translation MAISMLQDAQTRSLAAALAGIKREEVVVDRSMSLSPPMSANTSASSAAMYPAMGLQQAAAASAFGILSPTQLLAANRQAAAFMAQLPMSTLATTLFPHNPAALFGAWAAQQQQQQTTQGTHLHSPPASPHSPVSMSGSSVTGKHLLTSPSSTPQHPEPVKKARKLSVKKEFQTEISMSVNDLYHTPGGPISPPSSGSSPNSTHEGTATGGSAASKDPSRDKSFTCKICSRSFGYKHVLQNHERTHTGEKPFECPECHKRFTRDHHLKTHMRLHTGEKPYHCSHCDRQFVQVANLRRHLRVHTGERPYTCEICDGKFSDSNQLKSHMLVHNGEKPFECERCHMKFRRRHHLMNHKCGIQSPPTPALSPAMSGDYPLVAPTASTLDSHAASKFAAMCSSYGGSEESVDLVKSPGSGMAMEEDAPLDLSEDGASSVDGHCSSSSARRKAQDIRRVFRLPPPQILHVPSDMPEQTEPEDLSMHSPRSAASHEQEQNEDIDLDELDDAAALYMRH comes from the coding sequence GCCTTGCTGCTGCCTTAGCTGGCATTAAACGGGAAGAGGTCGTTGTCGATCGCTCCATGTCATTGTCGCCACCCATGTCAGCAAATACCTCGGCCAGCAGTGCCGCCATGTACCCGGCCATGGGTCTGCAACAGGCCGCCGCTGCCTCGGCGTTCGGAATTCTATCACCCACACAATTGTTGGCCGCCAATCGTCAGGCGGCTGCTTTTATGGCCCAACTGCCCATGAGCACACTGGCCACCACATTGTTTCCCCACAATCCCGCTGCACTCTTCGGGGCCTGGGCGgcccagcagcaacagcaacagacaACACAAGGAACACACCTGCACTCACCGCCAGCGAGTCCGCATTCGCCTGTGTCGATGTCTGGATCTTCGGTTACTGGTAAACATTTACTCACATCGCCCAGCAGCACTCCCCAGCATCCGGAACCGGTGAAGAAGGCACGCAAATTGTCGGTAAAAAAGGAATTCCAGACGGAAATCAGCATGAGTGTCAATGATTTGTATCATACGCCTGGAGGACCCATTTCCCCACCATCCAGCGGCAGTTCACCCAATTCCACACATGAGGGCACCGCCACTGGTGGATCTGCTGCGTCAAAGGATCCCTCCCGGGACAAGAGCTTCACCTGCAAAATCTGCTCCCGCAGCTTTGGCTACAAACATGTCCTGCAAAACCATGAACGCACCCACACCGGCGAGAAGCCCTTCGAGTGCCCCGAATGCCATAAGCGTTTCACCCGGGATCATCATCTGAAGACACACATGCGTTTGCATACGGGCGAGAAGCCGTATCATTGCTCCCACTGCGATCGCCAGTTCGTCCAGGTGGCCAATCTGCGCCGTCACTTGCGTGTCCACACCGGCGAACGTCCCTACACCTGCGAGATTTGCGATGGCAAGTTCAGCGACTCCAATCAACTGAAGTCCCACATGTTGGTGCACAATGGTGAGAAGCCCTTCGAGTGCGAACGTTGCCACATGAAGTTCCGCCGGCGTCATCATCTCATGAATCACAAATGCGGCATCCAATCGCCACCGACACCAGCCCTCTCGCCGGCCATGAGCGGAGACTATCCTCTGGTGGCTCCCACTGCCTCAACATTGGATTCGCATGCTGCTAGCAAATTTGCCGCCATGTGCTCCAGCTATGGCGGTTCTGAGGAATCCGTTGATTTGGTCAAGAGTCCAGGCAGCGGCATGGCCATGGAGGAGGATGCTCCATTGGATTTGTCCGAAGATGGTGCCAGCTCTGTGGATGGTCACTGCTCTAGCAGCTCGGCACGCCGCAAGGCTCAAGATATACGTCGAGTATTCCGACTGCCGCCTCCCCAGATCTTGCATGTGCCCAGCGATATGCCAGAGCAGACCGAACCCGAGGATCTGAGCATGCATTCACCACGCTCCGCCGCCTCCCATGAACAGGAGCAAAACGAGGACATTGATCTGGATGAGCTCGATGATGCAGCTGCTCTATATATGCGTCATTAG